One Streptomyces hundungensis DNA segment encodes these proteins:
- a CDS encoding tyrosine-type recombinase/integrase: protein MAGHIQDRWYRTETDATGKTIREKTDRHGTGLRYRARYVGPDGTEKSKSFRDGQKRLAEKWLTNIEADMSRGQYIDPKAARTTFRQYAEKWVKNHTGEVNSREAAERRLRLHAYPHLGSRPIGSFKPEHIRDWIGALEATVPAESHRRIIVSTVSAALNAAVEDGLLPRNPCRARSVTLPRPGKPRIVPWTAAQVFNVRSALPERFRAAIDPGAGCGLRQGEIFGLSEDELNYEGGWVTVGQQLKRIRGKYVFALPKGGKVRDVPLPVSVADALRAHSKEFEPITVTLPWRTPDGPLVTKRLLFSGKEGLHVRVSYFNDFMWKPSLAAAGLIPEPDEGERYASAREHGMHALRHFYASVLLDAGENIRALSTYLGHNDPGFTLRTYTHLMPSSEGRTRKAVDGMYQASRLHDHGPDTAQAA from the coding sequence ATGGCTGGCCATATCCAAGACCGCTGGTACAGGACCGAAACTGACGCCACCGGCAAGACCATCCGTGAGAAGACCGACCGCCACGGAACCGGTCTCCGCTATCGCGCCCGCTACGTCGGGCCCGACGGCACCGAGAAGTCCAAGAGCTTCCGCGACGGGCAGAAGCGCCTAGCTGAGAAGTGGCTGACCAACATCGAGGCCGACATGTCACGCGGCCAGTACATCGACCCCAAGGCCGCCCGCACCACGTTCCGACAGTACGCCGAGAAGTGGGTGAAGAACCACACGGGAGAAGTCAACAGCCGCGAGGCGGCCGAGCGTCGTCTGAGGCTGCACGCGTACCCGCACCTCGGCTCACGGCCCATCGGATCGTTCAAGCCCGAGCACATCCGGGACTGGATCGGCGCGCTCGAAGCCACGGTGCCGGCGGAATCACACCGCCGCATCATCGTCAGCACGGTCTCCGCCGCGCTTAACGCAGCCGTAGAGGACGGCCTCCTTCCCCGGAACCCTTGTCGGGCCCGTTCGGTCACGCTGCCCCGACCGGGCAAACCGCGCATCGTCCCCTGGACTGCCGCGCAGGTCTTCAACGTACGGTCAGCTCTCCCCGAACGGTTCCGCGCAGCCATCGACCCCGGGGCGGGATGCGGTCTGCGACAGGGCGAGATCTTCGGACTCTCGGAGGATGAGCTGAACTATGAGGGCGGCTGGGTGACCGTCGGCCAGCAACTCAAGCGCATCCGGGGGAAGTACGTGTTCGCCCTCCCCAAGGGCGGCAAGGTTCGTGACGTACCGCTTCCTGTGTCGGTAGCCGACGCGCTGCGGGCCCACTCGAAGGAGTTCGAGCCCATCACGGTCACACTGCCCTGGCGGACCCCTGACGGGCCCCTGGTGACGAAGCGGCTGCTGTTCAGCGGCAAAGAAGGCCTGCACGTCCGCGTGAGCTACTTCAACGACTTCATGTGGAAACCCTCTCTTGCCGCCGCAGGCCTCATCCCAGAACCCGATGAGGGCGAACGGTACGCGTCGGCACGCGAGCACGGCATGCACGCCCTCAGGCACTTCTACGCGTCCGTGCTCCTGGACGCGGGCGAGAACATTCGGGCTCTGAGCACGTACCTCGGACACAACGATCCTGGCTTCACGCTGCGGACGTACACCCACCTCATGCCGAGCAGCGAAGGGCGCACCCGGAAGGCGGTCGACGGCATGTATCAAGCATCCCGTCTCCATGATCACGGCCCTGACACGGCCCAAGCCGCCTGA
- a CDS encoding helix-turn-helix domain-containing protein: protein MPSDPRDTLRSGLPDRYLTPEDLVVMFSLPSVETVYQWRRKRVGPTGFRVGKHVRYDPTAVARWVAEQTALTDAA, encoded by the coding sequence ATGCCCAGCGACCCGCGCGACACCCTCCGGTCCGGCCTCCCGGACCGCTACCTCACCCCGGAAGACCTCGTGGTGATGTTCAGCCTCCCGAGCGTCGAGACCGTCTACCAGTGGCGCCGCAAACGCGTCGGGCCGACCGGCTTCCGCGTCGGCAAGCACGTCCGCTACGACCCCACGGCCGTGGCCCGCTGGGTCGCCGAACAGACCGCCCTCACCGACGCGGCCTGA
- a CDS encoding winged helix-turn-helix domain-containing protein, producing MTVTAGPKTKAAQVADALREDIKRMKPGDRLPTQQDLVERFGFAGQTIQNGLAVLRAEGLIESAGNLGNFVTGGEVRENVRDDDIKEIRSQIQALAERVAALESRSESGGA from the coding sequence ATGACTGTCACAGCGGGCCCGAAGACCAAAGCCGCCCAAGTCGCTGACGCTCTGCGTGAGGACATCAAGAGAATGAAGCCGGGTGACCGACTGCCCACGCAGCAAGACTTGGTAGAACGCTTCGGCTTCGCTGGCCAGACCATCCAGAACGGACTGGCGGTGTTGCGTGCCGAAGGGCTGATCGAGTCGGCGGGGAACCTCGGCAACTTCGTCACGGGCGGCGAAGTGAGGGAAAACGTGCGCGACGACGACATCAAGGAAATCCGCTCCCAGATTCAGGCGTTGGCTGAACGAGTCGCAGCGCTGGAGTCGCGCTCCGAATCAGGTGGTGCGTGA
- a CDS encoding sigma-70 family RNA polymerase sigma factor, which translates to MMPGTTQERRAERITSGGNGPGGRKLERGEIIALTPKQSERLAELYAEWGGSRLESYTARKLMNCGMSGAKARELAEDLTQDVWVAVARETTKPLMAAENLSEDERRIFLFGRVKTEVHQYFRRGSTSEKPVDWTDPVTCNVLCPVLPSGCARTTLPAYLDAMMARLPERERSALLLRLEDMPMRRLAEHMGCSYPTANRLVETALLLIQIDNPELSADPVAEESLPRWEREELARMSAAQRAALLRMDEVSRRALLLHVGQGLNITDVARRLDVPRYRVLPVLGACASALRALTASDMAVAA; encoded by the coding sequence ATGATGCCTGGAACCACGCAGGAACGTAGGGCCGAGCGGATCACGTCCGGGGGCAATGGTCCCGGTGGGCGGAAGCTTGAGCGGGGCGAGATCATCGCTCTCACGCCCAAGCAGTCGGAGCGGCTGGCTGAGCTGTACGCCGAATGGGGCGGGAGCCGTCTGGAGAGCTACACGGCTCGCAAGCTGATGAACTGCGGGATGAGCGGCGCCAAGGCGCGTGAACTGGCCGAAGACCTCACGCAGGACGTATGGGTGGCCGTGGCCAGGGAGACCACCAAGCCGCTTATGGCGGCCGAGAACCTAAGCGAGGATGAGCGCCGGATCTTCCTGTTCGGACGGGTCAAGACGGAGGTTCACCAGTACTTCCGCCGTGGGTCCACCTCGGAGAAGCCCGTGGACTGGACGGACCCGGTGACCTGCAACGTGCTGTGCCCCGTGCTGCCGAGCGGGTGCGCGCGTACGACGCTGCCCGCCTACCTGGACGCCATGATGGCCAGGCTTCCGGAGCGCGAGCGCTCGGCCCTGCTGCTGCGTCTGGAAGACATGCCCATGCGGCGGCTGGCCGAACACATGGGATGCAGCTACCCGACGGCCAACCGGCTCGTGGAAACGGCCCTACTGCTGATCCAGATCGACAACCCCGAGTTGTCGGCGGACCCGGTGGCGGAGGAGTCGCTTCCCCGGTGGGAGCGCGAGGAGCTGGCACGGATGAGCGCCGCTCAGCGCGCGGCCCTGCTGCGGATGGATGAGGTGAGCCGCCGGGCCCTGCTGCTGCACGTGGGCCAGGGGCTGAACATCACGGACGTGGCCCGGCGCCTGGATGTACCGCGCTACCGGGTCCTGCCCGTGCTGGGTGCGTGCGCGTCCGCGCTGCGAGCCCTGACCGCCTCAGACATGGCGGTGGCGGCGTGA
- a CDS encoding HNH endonuclease gives MTRQGTRLNSARRRGRKAQLAARDGMRCTYCRRSFASLREATLDHVAPLSLLRTWSARNLVLACRPCNTRKADRLPLSLALLLLWSTDPTQPPTRLAAADREALTCVTTLVTPRLVGSRPSVNTPPFTDAFTVFSDSTTSVFDRVDWLLLARLAHARQSADPTREQSDEHPREHREQSGVHREQSGVHRERSGAHQHCEPLDRVVQSTRTRLCARRPIEPCAALKEAA, from the coding sequence GTGACTCGTCAGGGAACCCGCCTGAACTCCGCACGCCGACGAGGTCGTAAGGCGCAGCTCGCGGCTCGCGACGGGATGCGGTGTACGTACTGTCGTCGCTCGTTCGCGAGTCTGCGGGAGGCCACTCTCGATCACGTCGCCCCGCTCTCCCTGTTGCGCACCTGGTCGGCCCGCAACCTGGTGTTGGCCTGCCGACCGTGCAACACCCGCAAGGCCGACCGGCTCCCGCTCTCGCTCGCCCTGTTGCTGCTCTGGTCGACCGACCCGACGCAACCCCCGACTCGACTCGCTGCCGCCGACCGCGAGGCTCTGACCTGTGTGACGACCCTCGTCACACCCCGACTGGTCGGCTCCCGCCCGTCCGTGAACACCCCGCCGTTCACGGACGCGTTCACGGTGTTCAGCGACTCGACTACCAGCGTCTTCGATCGGGTCGACTGGCTGTTGCTGGCCCGGCTCGCTCACGCCCGGCAGTCGGCCGACCCGACCCGTGAACAGTCGGATGAACACCCTCGTGAACACCGTGAACAGTCGGGCGTTCACCGTGAACAGTCGGGCGTTCATCGTGAACGGTCGGGTGCTCACCAGCACTGCGAGCCTCTCGATCGAGTCGTCCAGTCGACCCGTACCCGCCTGTGCGCACGCCGCCCGATCGAGCCGTGCGCGGCCCTGAAGGAGGCGGCATGA
- a CDS encoding dolichyl-phosphate-mannose--protein mannosyltransferase, protein MTSTAPPTLPGHDAGDEPPSWQHHMRRFGHVVRPRTGLRERLVPPYTRPAGQLWTVLGIGPLAAARIVRWSAWVGPLLVTLVAGVMRFWHLGSPHAVIFDETYYAKDAWTLINHGYEGDWPKDIDKSILANPDLISVPTAPGYVVHPPVGKYLIGIGEKLFGFTPFGWRFMVAVLGTLSVLMLCRIGRRLFRSTFLGCLAGALLAVDGLHFVMSRTALLDTVVMFFVLAAFGCLLIDRDRARARLAAALPEDEEGLLRPDAAIAAGVRFGWRPWRIAAGIMLGLACGTKWNGLYILVFFCVMAVLWDAGARRTAGAVSPYRVVLRRDAIGAFLSTVPVAILTYLVSWTGWFATDKGYGRHWADGRAGLSPDHVKLPVIGTINHLPQFDMSWVPAALRSFWHYETEVYSFHVGLTEGHTYQSNPWSWLVLGRPVSYYYESPNPGSDGCPSGAGGKCASEVIALGTPLLWWAGCFALLYVLWRWFFRRDWRAGAIACGLGAGYLPWFLYQERTIFFFYAVVFVPFLCLAVAMMVGAIIGPPGAPERRRALGSIGAGVLVLLIVWNFVYFWPIYTGTPIPLDSWRSRMWLDSWV, encoded by the coding sequence GTGACCAGTACTGCGCCACCGACCCTGCCGGGCCACGATGCCGGGGACGAACCGCCTTCCTGGCAGCACCACATGCGCCGGTTCGGCCATGTCGTGCGGCCGAGAACCGGGCTGCGCGAGCGCCTGGTGCCGCCGTACACGCGGCCCGCCGGGCAGCTGTGGACGGTGCTCGGCATCGGGCCGCTCGCCGCGGCGCGCATCGTGCGCTGGTCGGCGTGGGTGGGGCCGCTCCTGGTGACCCTGGTCGCGGGCGTCATGCGGTTCTGGCACCTGGGCTCCCCGCACGCGGTGATATTCGACGAGACGTACTACGCCAAGGACGCCTGGACGCTCATCAACCACGGCTACGAGGGCGACTGGCCCAAGGACATCGACAAGTCGATCCTCGCCAACCCGGACCTCATCTCGGTGCCGACCGCGCCGGGTTACGTGGTGCATCCGCCGGTCGGCAAGTATCTGATCGGCATCGGCGAGAAGCTGTTCGGCTTCACGCCGTTCGGCTGGCGCTTCATGGTCGCCGTGCTCGGCACCCTGTCGGTGCTGATGCTCTGCCGGATCGGGCGCCGGCTGTTCCGCTCGACGTTCCTGGGCTGTCTGGCGGGTGCGCTGCTCGCCGTCGACGGCCTGCACTTCGTGATGAGCCGCACCGCGCTGCTCGACACGGTCGTCATGTTCTTCGTGCTCGCGGCCTTCGGCTGCCTGTTGATCGACCGCGACCGCGCCCGGGCGAGACTGGCGGCCGCGCTCCCCGAGGACGAGGAGGGGCTGCTGCGCCCGGACGCGGCGATCGCGGCCGGTGTGCGGTTCGGGTGGCGGCCCTGGCGGATCGCGGCCGGGATCATGCTGGGCCTGGCCTGCGGCACCAAGTGGAACGGCCTGTACATCCTGGTCTTCTTCTGTGTGATGGCCGTCCTGTGGGACGCGGGCGCCCGGCGCACGGCGGGCGCGGTCAGCCCCTACCGGGTGGTCCTGCGCCGGGACGCGATCGGCGCGTTCCTCTCCACGGTGCCGGTCGCGATCCTCACCTACCTCGTGTCGTGGACGGGCTGGTTCGCCACCGACAAGGGGTACGGGCGGCACTGGGCGGACGGCCGCGCGGGCCTCTCCCCCGACCACGTCAAGCTGCCGGTCATCGGCACCATCAACCACCTGCCGCAGTTCGACATGAGCTGGGTGCCCGCGGCCCTGCGCAGCTTCTGGCACTACGAGACCGAGGTCTACAGCTTCCACGTCGGCCTCACCGAGGGCCACACCTACCAGTCCAACCCGTGGAGCTGGCTGGTCCTCGGCCGGCCCGTCTCGTACTACTACGAGAGCCCCAACCCCGGCTCGGACGGCTGCCCTTCGGGCGCGGGCGGCAAGTGCGCATCCGAGGTCATCGCGCTCGGCACCCCGCTGCTGTGGTGGGCCGGCTGCTTCGCGCTCCTGTACGTCCTGTGGCGCTGGTTCTTCCGGCGCGACTGGCGGGCGGGCGCGATCGCGTGCGGCCTGGGCGCCGGGTATCTGCCCTGGTTCCTGTACCAGGAGCGGACCATCTTCTTCTTCTACGCGGTCGTCTTCGTGCCGTTCCTGTGTCTGGCGGTGGCGATGATGGTCGGCGCGATCATCGGGCCACCGGGCGCCCCGGAGCGCCGGCGCGCGCTCGGGTCGATCGGGGCCGGGGTGCTCGTCCTGCTGATCGTGTGGAACTTCGTGTACTTCTGGCCGATCTACACCGGTACGCCGATCCCGCTGGACTCCTGGCGCAGCCGGATGTGGCTGGACAGCTGGGTCTAG
- a CDS encoding ATP-binding protein, which produces MTTPTTKPANGHTRPVNGTAVNSLGATTPSPAPGGDGGGKKPSAAVRLVALARERYTFAMSSDGRPYAVAIDGPNLALPLRGRAGLRQRLARLYADTFKGDVASQSALADAMTVLEGIAEDNDPVPVHLRVGGDPAGRIVLDLGTADGRAVTISGGNGWHVVARSPALFRRSGAMAPMPTPVLDGDGLAKLHALLNMDESTFRQLVAWLVAAWIPTIPHPVLTFKGEQGTGKSKTAQMVVNLIDPSPASKRSQPRDIKAWSAQAFNSWALCLDNISTIPPWLSDTLCKAVTGDGIVDRALYTDDDVVVLSFRRVLAMTTIDAGALAGDLAERLLMLDLQLIEEDRRRTEEELDATFEAVRPAILGALCELLACVLAILPTVRLDSMPRMADFARILAAVDQVQGWQTLDSYLATSANVAGDALEGDPFGNAVAALVEEAGTWQGTAAQLLEQLPPPGGSRPPGWPKDATRAGGRLKRLAPLLRSIGITVDDTQRSRDRHRHKLLILTRTDPADEPASTPPQTRSGPT; this is translated from the coding sequence ATGACCACGCCCACGACCAAGCCCGCGAACGGGCATACCCGCCCCGTCAACGGCACCGCCGTGAACTCTCTGGGCGCCACCACGCCGAGCCCCGCGCCGGGCGGCGACGGTGGGGGCAAGAAGCCGTCGGCCGCCGTGCGGCTGGTCGCCCTGGCACGGGAGCGCTACACGTTCGCCATGTCGAGCGACGGCCGCCCCTACGCGGTCGCCATCGACGGACCGAACCTCGCTCTCCCGCTGCGCGGCCGGGCAGGCCTGCGCCAGCGGCTCGCCCGGCTCTACGCCGACACCTTCAAAGGCGACGTGGCCTCCCAGTCCGCACTCGCGGACGCGATGACCGTCCTCGAAGGGATCGCAGAAGACAACGACCCGGTGCCGGTGCATCTGCGGGTCGGGGGCGACCCCGCCGGCCGAATCGTCCTCGATCTCGGAACCGCCGACGGCCGGGCCGTCACCATCTCCGGGGGCAACGGCTGGCACGTGGTCGCCCGCTCCCCCGCCCTGTTCCGACGCTCCGGAGCCATGGCCCCGATGCCCACCCCGGTACTAGACGGGGACGGCTTGGCCAAGCTGCACGCCCTGTTGAACATGGATGAGTCCACGTTCCGGCAGTTGGTGGCGTGGCTGGTCGCGGCGTGGATTCCGACGATCCCGCACCCGGTGCTCACCTTCAAAGGCGAGCAGGGCACGGGCAAGTCGAAGACCGCGCAGATGGTCGTGAACCTCATCGACCCGTCCCCCGCGTCCAAGCGGAGCCAGCCACGGGACATCAAGGCGTGGTCCGCGCAGGCCTTCAACTCGTGGGCGCTGTGCCTGGACAACATCTCAACTATTCCGCCGTGGCTCTCAGACACCCTGTGCAAGGCCGTCACGGGCGACGGGATCGTGGACCGAGCCTTGTACACCGATGACGACGTGGTGGTCCTCTCATTCCGGCGGGTGCTGGCGATGACCACCATCGACGCGGGAGCCCTGGCGGGCGACTTGGCCGAGCGGCTCTTGATGCTCGATCTCCAGTTGATCGAGGAAGACCGGCGCCGCACCGAGGAAGAACTGGACGCCACCTTCGAGGCGGTCCGCCCCGCCATCCTCGGGGCCCTGTGCGAGCTGCTCGCGTGCGTGCTCGCGATTCTGCCGACGGTTCGGCTCGACTCGATGCCGCGCATGGCAGACTTCGCCCGCATCCTCGCGGCCGTCGACCAGGTGCAGGGCTGGCAGACTCTGGATTCCTACCTGGCAACATCCGCCAACGTCGCAGGCGACGCGTTGGAAGGCGACCCGTTCGGCAACGCCGTGGCCGCGCTGGTCGAGGAAGCCGGAACGTGGCAGGGCACCGCAGCTCAACTCCTGGAACAGCTCCCACCGCCAGGCGGCTCCCGGCCGCCGGGCTGGCCCAAGGACGCCACGCGCGCAGGCGGCCGACTCAAGCGCCTCGCACCGCTGTTGAGGTCGATCGGCATCACGGTGGACGACACGCAACGTAGCCGAGACCGGCACCGCCACAAGCTGCTGATCCTCACCCGCACCGACCCCGCAGACGAGCCAGCGTCCACACCCCCGCAGACCCGCTCTGGCCCGACGTGA
- a CDS encoding XRE family transcriptional regulator: protein MVDDRPAWARRMAAERAARDWSQRDAVKALRAHAPTELPGEESMIRQWKRWEAGAFPNDFYQPIIAATFGTVTHALFPAPSRRDGNGEILAASGMETLEIVSRLNRSDVNDATLDALRITADRLCSEYPFMPSAQLLIEGRQWLRRVVELHSKSLTLAQHREVLALSGWLALLVGCVEYDSGDRHAADATRRAALSIATEAENAEVAGWAHEMRAWFALTTGDYRGVISAAQAGTEVAGNHGVAVQLAGQEAKAWARLGDRRQVEVSLDRGRRLLEGMPHPENLDNHFVVDPAKFDFYSMDCYRLVGEDKLARNLAEEVLRAGTDFDGTERSPMRNAEARVTLGVTAAREGDLDQALIMGERALQGDRQSVPSLLMTSRELAAEVRKRYNAEPAAQDYLAHLRALGEEKPGFLPR from the coding sequence ATGGTCGACGACAGGCCCGCATGGGCACGGCGCATGGCTGCTGAGCGGGCGGCGCGCGACTGGTCGCAGCGTGATGCGGTGAAGGCGCTTCGGGCGCATGCTCCTACCGAGTTGCCAGGTGAAGAGAGCATGATCCGGCAGTGGAAGCGCTGGGAGGCTGGAGCCTTCCCGAACGACTTCTATCAGCCCATCATCGCGGCCACGTTCGGCACCGTGACACACGCACTCTTCCCGGCGCCCAGTCGGCGGGATGGTAACGGGGAGATCTTGGCTGCGAGCGGTATGGAGACGCTGGAAATCGTCAGCCGCCTCAACCGTTCCGATGTGAATGACGCGACGCTTGACGCTCTGCGGATCACGGCCGATCGGCTCTGCTCCGAGTATCCGTTCATGCCGAGCGCTCAGCTACTGATCGAGGGGCGCCAGTGGCTGCGGCGTGTCGTTGAGCTGCACTCGAAGAGCCTCACGCTGGCTCAGCATCGCGAAGTGCTCGCCTTGTCGGGTTGGTTGGCGCTCTTGGTCGGCTGTGTCGAGTACGACTCTGGCGACCGCCACGCCGCAGATGCGACTCGAAGGGCCGCCCTTTCCATCGCGACCGAAGCCGAAAATGCCGAAGTTGCCGGGTGGGCGCACGAGATGAGGGCCTGGTTCGCGCTGACGACCGGTGACTATCGCGGTGTCATTTCGGCGGCACAGGCGGGAACCGAAGTGGCCGGCAACCACGGCGTGGCGGTTCAGCTCGCTGGCCAGGAAGCCAAAGCCTGGGCCCGGCTTGGCGACCGTCGGCAGGTCGAGGTGTCGCTGGACAGGGGGCGTCGGCTTCTCGAAGGGATGCCCCACCCTGAGAACCTGGACAACCATTTCGTGGTTGACCCTGCGAAGTTCGACTTCTACTCCATGGACTGCTACCGACTGGTCGGTGAGGACAAGCTCGCGCGAAACCTCGCTGAGGAAGTGCTCCGCGCGGGTACGGACTTCGACGGTACCGAGCGGTCCCCGATGCGCAATGCCGAGGCGCGCGTCACGTTGGGCGTGACAGCCGCGCGTGAGGGCGACCTGGATCAGGCACTCATCATGGGGGAGCGGGCGCTTCAGGGTGATCGGCAATCCGTTCCGTCTCTGCTAATGACCAGCCGCGAACTCGCTGCTGAAGTCAGGAAGCGGTACAACGCCGAGCCCGCCGCACAGGACTACTTGGCCCACCTGCGGGCCCTGGGGGAGGAGAAGCCCGGCTTCCTGCCCCGCTAG
- the rsmI gene encoding 16S rRNA (cytidine(1402)-2'-O)-methyltransferase, whose translation MGSTGTLVLAGTPIGDTADAPPRLAAELERADVVAAEDTRRLRRLTQALGVHIQGRVVSYFEGNESARTPELVEALEGGARVLLVTDAGMPSVSDPGYRLVAACVEKDIKVTAVPGPSAVLTALALSGLPVDRFCFEGFLPRKAGERLGRLREVEGERRTLVYFEAPHRLDDTLAAMAEVFGAERRAAVCRELTKTYEEVKRGPLKDLAAWAAEGVRGEITVVVEGAPETGPAELDADELVRRVQVREEAGERRKEAIAAVAAETGLPKREVFDAVVAAKNAARQSPADGKGLS comes from the coding sequence ATGGGCAGCACTGGAACACTCGTACTCGCAGGCACCCCCATCGGCGACACCGCGGACGCCCCGCCCCGGCTCGCCGCCGAACTGGAGCGGGCCGACGTCGTCGCCGCCGAGGACACCCGTCGCCTTCGCCGGCTGACCCAGGCGCTCGGCGTGCACATCCAGGGCCGTGTCGTGTCGTACTTCGAGGGCAACGAGTCGGCGCGCACCCCCGAACTGGTCGAGGCCCTCGAAGGCGGGGCCCGGGTGCTGCTCGTCACCGACGCGGGCATGCCGTCGGTCTCCGACCCCGGCTACCGCCTGGTCGCGGCCTGCGTCGAGAAGGACATCAAGGTCACGGCGGTACCGGGGCCGTCCGCGGTGCTGACCGCGCTCGCCCTGTCCGGGCTTCCCGTGGACCGCTTCTGCTTCGAGGGCTTCCTGCCGCGCAAGGCCGGCGAGCGCCTCGGCCGGCTGCGCGAGGTCGAGGGCGAGCGGCGCACGCTGGTCTACTTCGAGGCCCCGCACCGCCTCGACGACACCCTCGCCGCGATGGCCGAGGTGTTCGGCGCCGAGCGGCGCGCGGCGGTGTGCCGGGAGCTGACCAAGACGTACGAGGAGGTCAAGCGCGGCCCGCTGAAGGACCTGGCGGCGTGGGCGGCCGAGGGGGTGCGCGGCGAGATCACCGTCGTGGTCGAGGGCGCCCCCGAGACGGGCCCCGCCGAGCTGGACGCCGACGAGCTGGTGCGGCGCGTCCAGGTCCGCGAGGAGGCGGGCGAGCGGCGCAAGGAGGCCATCGCGGCCGTGGCGGCCGAGACCGGTCTACCCAAGCGCGAGGTCTTCGACGCGGTGGTGGCGGCAAAGAACGCGGCACGTCAGAGCCCCGCGGACGGTAAAGGACTATCGTAA